The Meriones unguiculatus strain TT.TT164.6M chromosome 6, Bangor_MerUng_6.1, whole genome shotgun sequence genome has a window encoding:
- the Trak1 gene encoding trafficking kinesin-binding protein 1 isoform X4 translates to MALAFQLRQPSRAQPLPGLGHMLAGTDSCDVCNSTDLPEVEIISLLQEQLPHYRLRADAIYGYDHDDWLHTPLISPDANIDLTTEQIEETLKYFLLCAERVGQMTKTYNDIDAVTRLLEEKERDLELAARIGQSLLKKNKTLTERNELLEEQVEHIREEVSQLRHELSMKDELLQFYTSAAEESEPESVCSTPLKRNESSSSVHNYFHLDSLQKKLKDLEEENVVLRSEACQLKTETITYEEKEQQLVNDCVKELRDANVQIASISEELAKKTEDAARQQEEITHLLSQIVDLQKKAKACAVENEELVQHLGAAKDAQRQLTAELRELGEKYAECMEMLHEAQEELKNLRNKTMPNTASRRYHSLGLFPMDSLAAEIEGTMRKELQLEEPDSPDITHQKRVFETVRNVNQVVKQRSLTPSPMNIPGSNQSSAMNSLLSSCVSTPRSSSYGSDGSSVVLDNKTNSILLETEAADLGNEEHSKKPGTPGTPGSHDLETALRRLSLRRENYLSERRFFEEEQERKLRELAEKGELHSGSLTPTESIMSLGTHSRFSEFTGFSGMSFSSRSYLPEKLQIVKPLEGSATLHHWQQLAQPHLGGILDPRPGVVTKGFRTLDVDLDEVYCLNDFEEDDTGDHISLMGLATSTPVQHPGTSAHHPGKCMSQTNSTFTFTTCRILHPSDELTRVTPSLNSAPAPACSSSSHLKSTPVATPCTPRRLSLAESFTNVRESTTTMSTSLGLVWLLKEWGISAAVYDPQSWDRAGRDSLLHSYAPRMAVIPSTPPNSPLQTPVASPPSVEFTCTSLSPPYSNFLASKPASSILREVREKKRVRSSESQTDVSVSNLNLVDKVRRFGVARAVNSGRAHIPTLTEDQPPLCGATGPAQALVPGGPLPEGLTLGCPSGIRRNRSFPTMVGSSVQMRAPVILTSGILMGAKVPKQSSLR, encoded by the exons TTCTCTGTGCTGAAAGAGTTGGCCAGATGACTAAGACGTACAATGACATAGACGCAGTCACGAGGCTTCTGGAGGAG AAAGAGCGGGACTTGGAGCTGGCTGCGCGGATTGGGCAGTCGCTGCTGAAGAAGAACAAGACCCTAACGGAGAGGAACGAGCTGTTGGAAGAGCAGGTGGAGCACATCCGGGAGGAG GTGTCTCAGCTGCGGCACGAGCTGTCCATGAAGGATGAGCTGCTTCAGTTCTACACCAGCGCCGCCGAGGAGAGCGAGCCCGAGTCTGTGTGCTCAACCCC GCTGAAGAGGAATGAGTCATCCTCCTCCGTCCATAATTACTTCCACCTGGACTCTCTGCAGAAGAAGCTGAAGGACCTGGAAGAGGAGAATGTTGTACTTCGATCCGAG GCCTGCCAGCTGAAGACGGAGACCATCACCTACGAGGAGAAGGAGCAGCAGCTGGTGAACGACTGCGTGAAGGAGCTGA GGGACGCCAATGTCCAGATTGCAAGCATCTCGGAGGAGCTGGCCAAGAAGACAGAGGACGCCGCCCGCCAGCAGGAGGAGATCACACACCTGCTGTCGCAAATTGTGGACCTACAGAAGAAGGCAAAAGCT TGTGCGGTGGAAAATGAAGAGCTTGTCCAGCATCTGGGCGCAGCCAAGGATGCTCAGCGGCAGCTCACGGCCGAG CTGCGTGAGCTGGGGGAGAAGTACGCGGAGTGCATGGAGATGCTGCACGAGGCACAGGAGGAGCTGAAGAACCTGAGGAACAAGACGATGCCCAACACCGCGTCCCGGCGCTACCACTCGCTGGGCCtgttccccatg GACTCCTTGGCCGCAGAAATTGAGGGAACTATGCGCAAGGAGCTGCAGCTGGAAGAGCCGGATTCCCCGGACATCAC CCACCAGAAGCGTGTCTTTGAGACCGTGAGGAACGTCAATCAGGTGGTCAAGCAGAGGTCGCTGACCCCTTCCCCCATGAACATCCCGGGCTCCAACCAGTCCTCAGCCATGAACTCGCTCCTGTCGAGCTGCGTCAGCACCCCCCGCTCCAGCTCCTACGGCAGCGATGGCAGCAGCGTGGTCCTGGACAACAAGACCAACAGCATCCTCCTGGAAACCGAGGCAGCCGACCTGGG GAATGAGGAGCACAGTAAAAAGCCGGGCACACCGGGCACGCCAGGCTCCCACGACCTGGAGACAGCGCTCCGGCGGCTGTCGCTGCGCCGTGAAAACTACCTGTCTGAGCGGAGGTTCTTCGAGGAAGAGCAGGAGCGGAAGCTGCGGGAGCTGGCTGAGAAGGGGGAGCTGCACAGCGGCTCGCTCACGCCCACCGAGAGCATCATGTCGCTCGGCACGCACTCACGCTTCTCCGAGTTCACCGGCTTCTCCGGCATGTCCTTCAGCAGCCGCTCCTACCTGCCTGAGAAGCTGCAGATCGTGAAACCCCTCGAAG GTTCGGCCACACTTCACCACTGGCAACAACTGGCCCAGCCTCATCTTGGGGGCATCCTGGACCCCCGTCCTGGTGTGGTCACCAAGGGCTTCCGGACTCTGGACGTTGACCTGGATGAAGTGTACTGCCTTAACGACTTTGAGGAAGACGACACAGGTGACCACATTTCTCTCATGGGCCTAGCTACCTCCACGCCAGTTCAGCACCCGGGAACCTCAG cGCACCACCCCGGGAAGTGCATGTCACAGACCAACTCCACCTTCACCTTCACCACCTGCCGCATCCTGCACCCTTCAGATGAGCTCACTCGGGTCACGCCAAG CCTTAACTCGGCCCCGGCTCCAGCTTGTAGCAGCTCCAGCCACTTGAAATCCACGCCAGTGGCCACACCATGCACCCCCCGGAGACTGAGCCTGGCTGAGTCCTTCACGAACGTCCGCGAGTCCACAACCACCATGAGCACGTCCCTGGGGCTCGTGTGGCTGCTGAAGGAGTGGGGTATCTCGGCAGCTGTGTACGACCCCCAGAGCTGGGACAGGGCCGGCAGGgactccctcctccactcctacGCCCCTAGGATGGCCGTGATCCCGTCCACGCCCCCAAACTCCCCTCTGCAGACGCCCGTGGCCTCCCCGCCCTCCGTGGAATTCACATGCACAAGCCTGAGCCCTCCCTACAGCAACTTCCTGGCCTCCAAGCCTGCCAGCTCCATCCTGAGGGAGGTGAGGGAGAAGAAGCGCGTGCGGAGCAGCGAGAGCCAGACGGATGTGTCCGTCTCCAACCTGAACCTCGTGGACAAAGTCAGGAGGTTCGGGGTGGCCAGAGCAGTGAACTCAGGGCGAGCCCACATCCCCACCCTGACTGAGGACCAGCCCCCGCTGTGTGGAGCCACGGGGCCTGCTCAGGCTCTCGTCCCTGGGGGCCCGCTCCCTGAGGGCCTGACTCTGGGGTGCCCCAGTGGCATCCGGCGGAACCGCAGCTTCCCTACTATGGTGGGGTCCAGCGTGCAGATGAGGGCCCCCGTCATCCTCACCTCGGGCATCTTGATGGGTGCTAAGGTCCCCAAGCAGAGCAGCTTGCGGTGA
- the Trak1 gene encoding trafficking kinesin-binding protein 1 isoform X7, with product MAAFDLTIHGAVRSVPSTARTLTMQKFTDTDYYELDWYYEECSDVLCAERVGQMTKTYNDIDAVTRLLEEKERDLELAARIGQSLLKKNKTLTERNELLEEQVEHIREEVSQLRHELSMKDELLQFYTSAAEESEPESVCSTPLKRNESSSSVHNYFHLDSLQKKLKDLEEENVVLRSEACQLKTETITYEEKEQQLVNDCVKELRDANVQIASISEELAKKTEDAARQQEEITHLLSQIVDLQKKAKACAVENEELVQHLGAAKDAQRQLTAELRELGEKYAECMEMLHEAQEELKNLRNKTMPNTASRRYHSLGLFPMDSLAAEIEGTMRKELQLEEPDSPDITHQKRVFETVRNVNQVVKQRSLTPSPMNIPGSNQSSAMNSLLSSCVSTPRSSSYGSDGSSVVLDNKTNSILLETEAADLGNEEHSKKPGTPGTPGSHDLETALRRLSLRRENYLSERRFFEEEQERKLRELAEKGELHSGSLTPTESIMSLGTHSRFSEFTGFSGMSFSSRSYLPEKLQIVKPLEGSATLHHWQQLAQPHLGGILDPRPGVVTKGFRTLDVDLDEVYCLNDFEEDDTGDHISLMGLATSTPVQHPGTSAHHPGKCMSQTNSTFTFTTCRILHPSDELTRVTPSLNSAPAPACSSSSHLKSTPVATPCTPRRLSLAESFTNVRESTTTMSTSLGLVWLLKEWGISAAVYDPQSWDRAGRDSLLHSYAPRMAVIPSTPPNSPLQTPVASPPSVEFTCTSLSPPYSNFLASKPASSILREVREKKRVRSSESQTDVSVSNLNLVDKVRRFGVARAVNSGRAHIPTLTEDQPPLCGATGPAQALVPGGPLPEGLTLGCPSGIRRNRSFPTMVGSSVQMRAPVILTSGILMGAKVPKQSSLR from the exons TTCTCTGTGCTGAAAGAGTTGGCCAGATGACTAAGACGTACAATGACATAGACGCAGTCACGAGGCTTCTGGAGGAG AAAGAGCGGGACTTGGAGCTGGCTGCGCGGATTGGGCAGTCGCTGCTGAAGAAGAACAAGACCCTAACGGAGAGGAACGAGCTGTTGGAAGAGCAGGTGGAGCACATCCGGGAGGAG GTGTCTCAGCTGCGGCACGAGCTGTCCATGAAGGATGAGCTGCTTCAGTTCTACACCAGCGCCGCCGAGGAGAGCGAGCCCGAGTCTGTGTGCTCAACCCC GCTGAAGAGGAATGAGTCATCCTCCTCCGTCCATAATTACTTCCACCTGGACTCTCTGCAGAAGAAGCTGAAGGACCTGGAAGAGGAGAATGTTGTACTTCGATCCGAG GCCTGCCAGCTGAAGACGGAGACCATCACCTACGAGGAGAAGGAGCAGCAGCTGGTGAACGACTGCGTGAAGGAGCTGA GGGACGCCAATGTCCAGATTGCAAGCATCTCGGAGGAGCTGGCCAAGAAGACAGAGGACGCCGCCCGCCAGCAGGAGGAGATCACACACCTGCTGTCGCAAATTGTGGACCTACAGAAGAAGGCAAAAGCT TGTGCGGTGGAAAATGAAGAGCTTGTCCAGCATCTGGGCGCAGCCAAGGATGCTCAGCGGCAGCTCACGGCCGAG CTGCGTGAGCTGGGGGAGAAGTACGCGGAGTGCATGGAGATGCTGCACGAGGCACAGGAGGAGCTGAAGAACCTGAGGAACAAGACGATGCCCAACACCGCGTCCCGGCGCTACCACTCGCTGGGCCtgttccccatg GACTCCTTGGCCGCAGAAATTGAGGGAACTATGCGCAAGGAGCTGCAGCTGGAAGAGCCGGATTCCCCGGACATCAC CCACCAGAAGCGTGTCTTTGAGACCGTGAGGAACGTCAATCAGGTGGTCAAGCAGAGGTCGCTGACCCCTTCCCCCATGAACATCCCGGGCTCCAACCAGTCCTCAGCCATGAACTCGCTCCTGTCGAGCTGCGTCAGCACCCCCCGCTCCAGCTCCTACGGCAGCGATGGCAGCAGCGTGGTCCTGGACAACAAGACCAACAGCATCCTCCTGGAAACCGAGGCAGCCGACCTGGG GAATGAGGAGCACAGTAAAAAGCCGGGCACACCGGGCACGCCAGGCTCCCACGACCTGGAGACAGCGCTCCGGCGGCTGTCGCTGCGCCGTGAAAACTACCTGTCTGAGCGGAGGTTCTTCGAGGAAGAGCAGGAGCGGAAGCTGCGGGAGCTGGCTGAGAAGGGGGAGCTGCACAGCGGCTCGCTCACGCCCACCGAGAGCATCATGTCGCTCGGCACGCACTCACGCTTCTCCGAGTTCACCGGCTTCTCCGGCATGTCCTTCAGCAGCCGCTCCTACCTGCCTGAGAAGCTGCAGATCGTGAAACCCCTCGAAG GTTCGGCCACACTTCACCACTGGCAACAACTGGCCCAGCCTCATCTTGGGGGCATCCTGGACCCCCGTCCTGGTGTGGTCACCAAGGGCTTCCGGACTCTGGACGTTGACCTGGATGAAGTGTACTGCCTTAACGACTTTGAGGAAGACGACACAGGTGACCACATTTCTCTCATGGGCCTAGCTACCTCCACGCCAGTTCAGCACCCGGGAACCTCAG cGCACCACCCCGGGAAGTGCATGTCACAGACCAACTCCACCTTCACCTTCACCACCTGCCGCATCCTGCACCCTTCAGATGAGCTCACTCGGGTCACGCCAAG CCTTAACTCGGCCCCGGCTCCAGCTTGTAGCAGCTCCAGCCACTTGAAATCCACGCCAGTGGCCACACCATGCACCCCCCGGAGACTGAGCCTGGCTGAGTCCTTCACGAACGTCCGCGAGTCCACAACCACCATGAGCACGTCCCTGGGGCTCGTGTGGCTGCTGAAGGAGTGGGGTATCTCGGCAGCTGTGTACGACCCCCAGAGCTGGGACAGGGCCGGCAGGgactccctcctccactcctacGCCCCTAGGATGGCCGTGATCCCGTCCACGCCCCCAAACTCCCCTCTGCAGACGCCCGTGGCCTCCCCGCCCTCCGTGGAATTCACATGCACAAGCCTGAGCCCTCCCTACAGCAACTTCCTGGCCTCCAAGCCTGCCAGCTCCATCCTGAGGGAGGTGAGGGAGAAGAAGCGCGTGCGGAGCAGCGAGAGCCAGACGGATGTGTCCGTCTCCAACCTGAACCTCGTGGACAAAGTCAGGAGGTTCGGGGTGGCCAGAGCAGTGAACTCAGGGCGAGCCCACATCCCCACCCTGACTGAGGACCAGCCCCCGCTGTGTGGAGCCACGGGGCCTGCTCAGGCTCTCGTCCCTGGGGGCCCGCTCCCTGAGGGCCTGACTCTGGGGTGCCCCAGTGGCATCCGGCGGAACCGCAGCTTCCCTACTATGGTGGGGTCCAGCGTGCAGATGAGGGCCCCCGTCATCCTCACCTCGGGCATCTTGATGGGTGCTAAGGTCCCCAAGCAGAGCAGCTTGCGGTGA
- the Trak1 gene encoding trafficking kinesin-binding protein 1 isoform X5 produces MAAFDLTIHGAVRSVPSTARTLTMQKFTDTDYYELDWYYEECSDVLCAERVGQMTKTYNDIDAVTRLLEEKERDLELAARIGQSLLKKNKTLTERNELLEEQVEHIREEVSQLRHELSMKDELLQFYTSAAEESEPESVCSTPLKRNESSSSVHNYFHLDSLQKKLKDLEEENVVLRSEACQLKTETITYEEKEQQLVNDCVKELRDANVQIASISEELAKKTEDAARQQEEITHLLSQIVDLQKKAKACAVENEELVQHLGAAKDAQRQLTAELRELGEKYAECMEMLHEAQEELKNLRNKTMPNTASRRYHSLGLFPMDSLAAEIEGTMRKELQLEEPDSPDITHQKRVFETVRNVNQVVKQRSLTPSPMNIPGSNQSSAMNSLLSSCVSTPRSSSYGSDGSSVVLDNKTNSILLETEAADLGNEEHSKKPGTPGTPGSHDLETALRRLSLRRENYLSERRFFEEEQERKLRELAEKGELHSGSLTPTESIMSLGTHSRFSEFTGFSGMSFSSRSYLPEKLQIVKPLEGSATLHHWQQLAQPHLGGILDPRPGVVTKGFRTLDVDLDEVYCLNDFEEDDTGDHISLMGLATSTPVQHPGTSGERSRARVAVSGTRSHPSQPQAAPEEMQRPPAPAGLEDEEEGSAHHPGKCMSQTNSTFTFTTCRILHPSDELTRVTPSLNSAPAPACSSSSHLKSTPVATPCTPRRLSLAESFTNVRESTTTMSTSLGLVWLLKEWGISAAVYDPQSWDRAGRDSLLHSYAPRMAVIPSTPPNSPLQTPVASPPSVEFTCTSLSPPYSNFLASKPASSILREVREKKRVRSSESQTDVSVSNLNLVDKVRRFGVARAVNSGRAHIPTLTEDQPPLCGATGPAQALVPGGPLPEGLTLGCPSGIRRNRSFPTMVGSSVQMRAPVILTSGILMGAKVPKQSSLR; encoded by the exons TTCTCTGTGCTGAAAGAGTTGGCCAGATGACTAAGACGTACAATGACATAGACGCAGTCACGAGGCTTCTGGAGGAG AAAGAGCGGGACTTGGAGCTGGCTGCGCGGATTGGGCAGTCGCTGCTGAAGAAGAACAAGACCCTAACGGAGAGGAACGAGCTGTTGGAAGAGCAGGTGGAGCACATCCGGGAGGAG GTGTCTCAGCTGCGGCACGAGCTGTCCATGAAGGATGAGCTGCTTCAGTTCTACACCAGCGCCGCCGAGGAGAGCGAGCCCGAGTCTGTGTGCTCAACCCC GCTGAAGAGGAATGAGTCATCCTCCTCCGTCCATAATTACTTCCACCTGGACTCTCTGCAGAAGAAGCTGAAGGACCTGGAAGAGGAGAATGTTGTACTTCGATCCGAG GCCTGCCAGCTGAAGACGGAGACCATCACCTACGAGGAGAAGGAGCAGCAGCTGGTGAACGACTGCGTGAAGGAGCTGA GGGACGCCAATGTCCAGATTGCAAGCATCTCGGAGGAGCTGGCCAAGAAGACAGAGGACGCCGCCCGCCAGCAGGAGGAGATCACACACCTGCTGTCGCAAATTGTGGACCTACAGAAGAAGGCAAAAGCT TGTGCGGTGGAAAATGAAGAGCTTGTCCAGCATCTGGGCGCAGCCAAGGATGCTCAGCGGCAGCTCACGGCCGAG CTGCGTGAGCTGGGGGAGAAGTACGCGGAGTGCATGGAGATGCTGCACGAGGCACAGGAGGAGCTGAAGAACCTGAGGAACAAGACGATGCCCAACACCGCGTCCCGGCGCTACCACTCGCTGGGCCtgttccccatg GACTCCTTGGCCGCAGAAATTGAGGGAACTATGCGCAAGGAGCTGCAGCTGGAAGAGCCGGATTCCCCGGACATCAC CCACCAGAAGCGTGTCTTTGAGACCGTGAGGAACGTCAATCAGGTGGTCAAGCAGAGGTCGCTGACCCCTTCCCCCATGAACATCCCGGGCTCCAACCAGTCCTCAGCCATGAACTCGCTCCTGTCGAGCTGCGTCAGCACCCCCCGCTCCAGCTCCTACGGCAGCGATGGCAGCAGCGTGGTCCTGGACAACAAGACCAACAGCATCCTCCTGGAAACCGAGGCAGCCGACCTGGG GAATGAGGAGCACAGTAAAAAGCCGGGCACACCGGGCACGCCAGGCTCCCACGACCTGGAGACAGCGCTCCGGCGGCTGTCGCTGCGCCGTGAAAACTACCTGTCTGAGCGGAGGTTCTTCGAGGAAGAGCAGGAGCGGAAGCTGCGGGAGCTGGCTGAGAAGGGGGAGCTGCACAGCGGCTCGCTCACGCCCACCGAGAGCATCATGTCGCTCGGCACGCACTCACGCTTCTCCGAGTTCACCGGCTTCTCCGGCATGTCCTTCAGCAGCCGCTCCTACCTGCCTGAGAAGCTGCAGATCGTGAAACCCCTCGAAG GTTCGGCCACACTTCACCACTGGCAACAACTGGCCCAGCCTCATCTTGGGGGCATCCTGGACCCCCGTCCTGGTGTGGTCACCAAGGGCTTCCGGACTCTGGACGTTGACCTGGATGAAGTGTACTGCCTTAACGACTTTGAGGAAGACGACACAGGTGACCACATTTCTCTCATGGGCCTAGCTACCTCCACGCCAGTTCAGCACCCGGGAACCTCAGGTGAGAGGTCCCGAGCACGTGTGGCTGTCTCAGGCACCAGAAGTCACCCCAGCCAGCCTCAGGCTGCCCCAGAGGAGATGCAGCGGCCGCCAGCGCCAGCGGGCCTGGAGGACGAGGAAGAGGGGTCTG cGCACCACCCCGGGAAGTGCATGTCACAGACCAACTCCACCTTCACCTTCACCACCTGCCGCATCCTGCACCCTTCAGATGAGCTCACTCGGGTCACGCCAAG CCTTAACTCGGCCCCGGCTCCAGCTTGTAGCAGCTCCAGCCACTTGAAATCCACGCCAGTGGCCACACCATGCACCCCCCGGAGACTGAGCCTGGCTGAGTCCTTCACGAACGTCCGCGAGTCCACAACCACCATGAGCACGTCCCTGGGGCTCGTGTGGCTGCTGAAGGAGTGGGGTATCTCGGCAGCTGTGTACGACCCCCAGAGCTGGGACAGGGCCGGCAGGgactccctcctccactcctacGCCCCTAGGATGGCCGTGATCCCGTCCACGCCCCCAAACTCCCCTCTGCAGACGCCCGTGGCCTCCCCGCCCTCCGTGGAATTCACATGCACAAGCCTGAGCCCTCCCTACAGCAACTTCCTGGCCTCCAAGCCTGCCAGCTCCATCCTGAGGGAGGTGAGGGAGAAGAAGCGCGTGCGGAGCAGCGAGAGCCAGACGGATGTGTCCGTCTCCAACCTGAACCTCGTGGACAAAGTCAGGAGGTTCGGGGTGGCCAGAGCAGTGAACTCAGGGCGAGCCCACATCCCCACCCTGACTGAGGACCAGCCCCCGCTGTGTGGAGCCACGGGGCCTGCTCAGGCTCTCGTCCCTGGGGGCCCGCTCCCTGAGGGCCTGACTCTGGGGTGCCCCAGTGGCATCCGGCGGAACCGCAGCTTCCCTACTATGGTGGGGTCCAGCGTGCAGATGAGGGCCCCCGTCATCCTCACCTCGGGCATCTTGATGGGTGCTAAGGTCCCCAAGCAGAGCAGCTTGCGGTGA
- the Trak1 gene encoding trafficking kinesin-binding protein 1 isoform X1, with protein MALAFQLRQPSRAQPLPGLGHMLAGTDSCDVCNSTDLPEVEIISLLQEQLPHYRLRADAIYGYDHDDWLHTPLISPDANIDLTTEQIEETLKYFLLCAERVGQMTKTYNDIDAVTRLLEEKERDLELAARIGQSLLKKNKTLTERNELLEEQVEHIREEVSQLRHELSMKDELLQFYTSAAEESEPESVCSTPLKRNESSSSVHNYFHLDSLQKKLKDLEEENVVLRSEACQLKTETITYEEKEQQLVNDCVKELRDANVQIASISEELAKKTEDAARQQEEITHLLSQIVDLQKKAKACAVENEELVQHLGAAKDAQRQLTAELRELGEKYAECMEMLHEAQEELKNLRNKTMPNTASRRYHSLGLFPMDSLAAEIEGTMRKELQLEEPDSPDITHQKRVFETVRNVNQVVKQRSLTPSPMNIPGSNQSSAMNSLLSSCVSTPRSSSYGSDGSSVVLDNKTNSILLETEAADLGNEEHSKKPGTPGTPGSHDLETALRRLSLRRENYLSERRFFEEEQERKLRELAEKGELHSGSLTPTESIMSLGTHSRFSEFTGFSGMSFSSRSYLPEKLQIVKPLEGSATLHHWQQLAQPHLGGILDPRPGVVTKGFRTLDVDLDEVYCLNDFEEDDTGDHISLMGLATSTPVQHPGTSGERSRARVAVSGTRSHPSQPQAAPEEMQRPPAPAGLEDEEEGSAHHPGKCMSQTNSTFTFTTCRILHPSDELTRVTPSLNSAPAPACSSSSHLKSTPVATPCTPRRLSLAESFTNVRESTTTMSTSLGLVWLLKEWGISAAVYDPQSWDRAGRDSLLHSYAPRMAVIPSTPPNSPLQTPVASPPSVEFTCTSLSPPYSNFLASKPASSILREVREKKRVRSSESQTDVSVSNLNLVDKVRRFGVARAVNSGRAHIPTLTEDQPPLCGATGPAQALVPGGPLPEGLTLGCPSGIRRNRSFPTMVGSSVQMRAPVILTSGILMGAKVPKQSSLR; from the exons TTCTCTGTGCTGAAAGAGTTGGCCAGATGACTAAGACGTACAATGACATAGACGCAGTCACGAGGCTTCTGGAGGAG AAAGAGCGGGACTTGGAGCTGGCTGCGCGGATTGGGCAGTCGCTGCTGAAGAAGAACAAGACCCTAACGGAGAGGAACGAGCTGTTGGAAGAGCAGGTGGAGCACATCCGGGAGGAG GTGTCTCAGCTGCGGCACGAGCTGTCCATGAAGGATGAGCTGCTTCAGTTCTACACCAGCGCCGCCGAGGAGAGCGAGCCCGAGTCTGTGTGCTCAACCCC GCTGAAGAGGAATGAGTCATCCTCCTCCGTCCATAATTACTTCCACCTGGACTCTCTGCAGAAGAAGCTGAAGGACCTGGAAGAGGAGAATGTTGTACTTCGATCCGAG GCCTGCCAGCTGAAGACGGAGACCATCACCTACGAGGAGAAGGAGCAGCAGCTGGTGAACGACTGCGTGAAGGAGCTGA GGGACGCCAATGTCCAGATTGCAAGCATCTCGGAGGAGCTGGCCAAGAAGACAGAGGACGCCGCCCGCCAGCAGGAGGAGATCACACACCTGCTGTCGCAAATTGTGGACCTACAGAAGAAGGCAAAAGCT TGTGCGGTGGAAAATGAAGAGCTTGTCCAGCATCTGGGCGCAGCCAAGGATGCTCAGCGGCAGCTCACGGCCGAG CTGCGTGAGCTGGGGGAGAAGTACGCGGAGTGCATGGAGATGCTGCACGAGGCACAGGAGGAGCTGAAGAACCTGAGGAACAAGACGATGCCCAACACCGCGTCCCGGCGCTACCACTCGCTGGGCCtgttccccatg GACTCCTTGGCCGCAGAAATTGAGGGAACTATGCGCAAGGAGCTGCAGCTGGAAGAGCCGGATTCCCCGGACATCAC CCACCAGAAGCGTGTCTTTGAGACCGTGAGGAACGTCAATCAGGTGGTCAAGCAGAGGTCGCTGACCCCTTCCCCCATGAACATCCCGGGCTCCAACCAGTCCTCAGCCATGAACTCGCTCCTGTCGAGCTGCGTCAGCACCCCCCGCTCCAGCTCCTACGGCAGCGATGGCAGCAGCGTGGTCCTGGACAACAAGACCAACAGCATCCTCCTGGAAACCGAGGCAGCCGACCTGGG GAATGAGGAGCACAGTAAAAAGCCGGGCACACCGGGCACGCCAGGCTCCCACGACCTGGAGACAGCGCTCCGGCGGCTGTCGCTGCGCCGTGAAAACTACCTGTCTGAGCGGAGGTTCTTCGAGGAAGAGCAGGAGCGGAAGCTGCGGGAGCTGGCTGAGAAGGGGGAGCTGCACAGCGGCTCGCTCACGCCCACCGAGAGCATCATGTCGCTCGGCACGCACTCACGCTTCTCCGAGTTCACCGGCTTCTCCGGCATGTCCTTCAGCAGCCGCTCCTACCTGCCTGAGAAGCTGCAGATCGTGAAACCCCTCGAAG GTTCGGCCACACTTCACCACTGGCAACAACTGGCCCAGCCTCATCTTGGGGGCATCCTGGACCCCCGTCCTGGTGTGGTCACCAAGGGCTTCCGGACTCTGGACGTTGACCTGGATGAAGTGTACTGCCTTAACGACTTTGAGGAAGACGACACAGGTGACCACATTTCTCTCATGGGCCTAGCTACCTCCACGCCAGTTCAGCACCCGGGAACCTCAGGTGAGAGGTCCCGAGCACGTGTGGCTGTCTCAGGCACCAGAAGTCACCCCAGCCAGCCTCAGGCTGCCCCAGAGGAGATGCAGCGGCCGCCAGCGCCAGCGGGCCTGGAGGACGAGGAAGAGGGGTCTG cGCACCACCCCGGGAAGTGCATGTCACAGACCAACTCCACCTTCACCTTCACCACCTGCCGCATCCTGCACCCTTCAGATGAGCTCACTCGGGTCACGCCAAG CCTTAACTCGGCCCCGGCTCCAGCTTGTAGCAGCTCCAGCCACTTGAAATCCACGCCAGTGGCCACACCATGCACCCCCCGGAGACTGAGCCTGGCTGAGTCCTTCACGAACGTCCGCGAGTCCACAACCACCATGAGCACGTCCCTGGGGCTCGTGTGGCTGCTGAAGGAGTGGGGTATCTCGGCAGCTGTGTACGACCCCCAGAGCTGGGACAGGGCCGGCAGGgactccctcctccactcctacGCCCCTAGGATGGCCGTGATCCCGTCCACGCCCCCAAACTCCCCTCTGCAGACGCCCGTGGCCTCCCCGCCCTCCGTGGAATTCACATGCACAAGCCTGAGCCCTCCCTACAGCAACTTCCTGGCCTCCAAGCCTGCCAGCTCCATCCTGAGGGAGGTGAGGGAGAAGAAGCGCGTGCGGAGCAGCGAGAGCCAGACGGATGTGTCCGTCTCCAACCTGAACCTCGTGGACAAAGTCAGGAGGTTCGGGGTGGCCAGAGCAGTGAACTCAGGGCGAGCCCACATCCCCACCCTGACTGAGGACCAGCCCCCGCTGTGTGGAGCCACGGGGCCTGCTCAGGCTCTCGTCCCTGGGGGCCCGCTCCCTGAGGGCCTGACTCTGGGGTGCCCCAGTGGCATCCGGCGGAACCGCAGCTTCCCTACTATGGTGGGGTCCAGCGTGCAGATGAGGGCCCCCGTCATCCTCACCTCGGGCATCTTGATGGGTGCTAAGGTCCCCAAGCAGAGCAGCTTGCGGTGA